The nucleotide window CTACTCTTACAGGGACAACAAACCAGAATACGGTCACGGCCGGGAAGGGGTACACCTATGAGTACAATTCATATGCCTTCGGCGCTGAGCTGGGATTCAAGGATCCATTCGGATCAAAGATAATACCATATCTCGGCATTCTGGGCGGATATGTTACCAACCCTGATCCCATACGGGACAACAAGGGATATCTTGCCGGATTCAACATAGGATACCCCAGCTTGGCAAAGTTTGCTGACTGGAACGTCGAGTACACATTCCGCAGGTATGAAAGAGATGCCATACTCGACATATTCCCTGACGCAAGCTTCTACGGCGGCGCCACGAATTCTATGGGTCACAGGATTAAGACTGCCTTCGGCTTAACGAAAAATATCAGTCTCGGGCTGAATTACTACAATACCTGGGCAGTCCGACCGGTTCGATCTGCCGCTAATAGAAATGGCAACCCGGCTACCGAACACTTGGGGCAGTTGGATTTTCTCTTCAAGTTTTGAAAGCAATATCATAAACAGGGGTTAAGCTTATATCTTATATTGTTTCTCCATCAACTCTTATTAAAGAATTTAAAAACTATGAGTCAATCAAGTGTTCCGGCAAGCAGATAGGTTTATAGGCTTGCTGGAACATAATATAATGTTTTATCTACAAACGATGGTCTTTATAAAAGATGCTATAAAATATTTGATGTCGGACATTAAGTTAACCGAAACTTAACATTTCTTTAACGCTCTATTAACAATCTTTCATTATAATATTATCATAAATATTTCAAAAGGAGGATGTATAATAAATGAAAACTATCTTTAAAATGTTCCTAGTGATAACATTACTGTCTTTCGTATTTTCAAATGCTTCATTTGCGAAAGAAGAGGAATTGTTAGGCGCTGGTGCTACATTTCCCCAGCCGCTCTATTCAAAAATGTTCGATGCATACAACCAGCAATACAAAGTTAAAGTCAATTACCAGGGTATTGGCTCAGGCGGAGGGATTAACCAGCTAACCAAAAAAACAGTGGATTTCGGCGGGACCGATGCATTCATGACTGATAAAGAACTTCAAGAAGCGGGTACTCCGGTGCTCCATATTCCCACGAGTCTTGGCGCTGTTGTCGTAACCTATAATTTATCCGGGAATCCTAAACTGAATTTTACACCTGATCTGATAGCAGATATTTTTCTCGGCAAGATTAAAAAGTGGAATGATCCGAAGATCTTGTCAATAAATCCCGGGATAAAACTGCCGAATCTAACAATCAGCGTTGTCCGTCGTGCTGACGGAAGCGGAACGACTTATATATTCAGCGAATATTTAAGCAAGGTGAGCAAGGAATGGAAAGAGAAAATCGGCACAGGAAAATCCCTTAACTGGCCTGAAGGTCATATCGGTCAGAAAGGTAATCCGGGTGTAGCCGGATATGTGAAACAAACGCCCGGCTCAATAGGTTATATAGAACTCTTGTATGCATTGCAGAATAAAATGGCTTTCGGGAATATCAAAAACAAATCAGGCAAGTTTGTAGAACCCACAATAAAATCAGTGAGCGCAGCAGCTAATGTTAAAATTCCAAATGATACAAACGTTTCCCTGACAGACACTGGTGCAAGCGAAGGCTATCCCATAAGCGGTTTTACATGGCTTATATTCTATAAAGAACAAAACTACGGCAGCAGGACTAAAGAAAAGGCTGAGGCCCTTACAAAGCTCTTATTATGGGTTATAAAGGATGGTCAGAAATTTGTGGAGCCTCTCCAGTATTCCCCATTGTCCAAAGAGGCTGCGGCAAAATCCGAGAAAATAATAAAGTCGCTGACATATAATGGAGCGCAGATACTCAAGTAGTTTCCGTCCGGAAAGGGTCATTTTCCGCCCTGGCGGCGTCAATCCGCGGTTTTGCTTGTGCGGCGTACGTGTTGTACGCCTCCGCGCAATCCCTTGACTTCCTTGCCAGAACAAAAAAATCCTTCTTTCCGATACTGAAACCGATATTTTCTCATCCGGGATATCCAGATGTAAACTAAGTCAGGGCTGTTCTTATGCAAAATAGAATGAAAAGTAACATTGATAAATCGGAGAAAGTGTTCCAGGGAGTCCTTGCTTTTTCAGCAATAATAATTGTTGTGCTGCTTCTCGCTGTTTTTCTCACGCTTGCAGTTTCGTCCCTGTCCTCTGTAAAGGTCTTCGGTCTTAAATTCTTTTTTGGAAAGACCTGGGATGTTTCGGCGGAAAAGTTCGGAGCCTTCCCATTTCTTGTCGGGACTCTTTTAACATCATTTTTATCCCTGCTTATTTCTATTCCATTTTCCATCTCAATCTCCATTTTCCTTGGTGAATATTTCAAGGAAGGTCCGGTCTCAACGTTTCTGAGAAGTTCCATAGAAGTGCTGGCCGGCATACCCTCTGTTATATACGGCCTGTGGGGTTTATTTCTTCTTGTACCCCTTGTAAGATCGTTGGAAAATATATTCGGTGTAGCCCCTCATGGAGTAGGGATACTCGCATCGGCCCTTATACTTGCTATTATGATAATCCCTTTTTCAGCTTCAATAGGCCGGGAGGTCGTAACACTTGTTCCTTCTGATTTAAAGGAAGCCGCCTATTCACTTGGCGCAACAAGATTTGAGGTAATAAAAAACATTATTATCCCCTATGCGCGGTCAGGCATACTTGCAGGGATTTTGTTGGCTCTTGGAAGGGCAATCGGCGAAACAATGGCTGTGACCATGCTTATCGGGAACAGCAATTTTCTGCCCACAGGTATTTTCAGCCCTGCCAATACCATGGCAAGCGTTATTGCCAATGAATTTGCCGAAGCAACAGGAGTAACGGCATCATCACTTATTTATATCGGGCTTGTACTTTTTCTTGTAACAACGGTTGTTAACATCATCGGTATTCATGTAATCAGGAAAATAAGCCTTGAAACATCTAAAGAGGTGACATGATGGAAAGCCATTTGAAAAAAAGGATTTTTAAGGACAGGCTTTTTAAATATCTTGTCGTATTATTTGCATTCATATCGATCCTTCCGCTTCTGCTTATACTTTACTACATTACGAGAAACGGTATTGCAGTAATCAACTGGGAGTTTCTCACGCAACTCCCCAAGCCCTTCGGTGAAGCAGGAGGAGGTATTTATAACGCTATAATCGGAACTTTTTTTCTAATTATCCTTTCCAGTGTTTTATCTATACCTTTCGGTATTTCAGCGGGTATTTACCTTTCCGAGAAAAGTGAAGGAAAGATTGCCCATATGGTCAGATTGTGTGTTGTTGTCCTGCAGGGCACGCCGTCAATCGTGATAGGCATTGTTGTATATATGTGGTTTGTAGCACCTTTTAAGGGTTTCTCTGCTTTATCAGGCGGCATTGCCCTGTCCATCATGATGCTGCCCGTTATTATTAAAACAACTGAAGAAACGCTTAAGCTGATGCCTTATACACTTAAAGAGGCATCTCTTGCCCTTGGCGTGCCTTACTACAAGACAATCCTGAAAGTCATCCTGCCAACAGGCGTGAGCGGTATTCTTACAGGTATACTGCTGAGTGTTGCAAGAATTACCGGCGAGACAGCGCCGCTCCTTTTTACTGCTTTCGGGAATCAGTTTATGAATTATAATATTTTCAAACCTATGGATTCACTGCCCTATCGTATCTTCTATTACGCTATGAGTCCCTACCCGGAATGGCATGCCTTTGCCTGGGGGGCCTCTTTTATTCTTGTGGCAGTAGTCCTTGGTTTCAATCTCATTGCAAGGGGAATAGCTATTAAATGGAAAGTTCAGTTCTAACTGTTAAAGATTTCAGTGCCTTTTTCGGCGACAACAGGATATTGAAGGATATCAATATTTCAATTTCGGATAATCTTGTTACTGCACTGATGGGCCCTTCAGGATGCGGTAAGACTACCCTTATCAGATGTGTGAACAGGATGCATGAACTTATCCCCGGAGCAAAGGTATCCGGGAAGATATATTTAAGGGGCGATGATGTCTACTCTATGGAACCCATCTTATTGAGAAGAAAAATAGGCATGGTCTTCCAGAAGCCGAACCCTTTCCCTATGATGAGCATCTACGATAATGTCATTGCGGGGTATAAATTGAACGGCATCCGGCTCAGGAAGGGTGAGTTCGATACGATTGTTGAAAAATCATTGAAAGGCGCTGCTCTTTGGAATGAAGTGAAAGATGCGCTTTACAGGAAAGGCACCTTTCTGTCAGGAGGACAACAGCAGCGGCTATGCATTGCCCGTGCCCTTGCCATGAACCCGGAAATACTGCTTCTCGATGAACCTACTTCAGCATTAGACCCGAAATCAACTGCTCATATTGAAGAGCTCATCGTCGAACTAAAAAAGAATGTGACCATGCTTCTTGTTACCCATAATATTGCCCAGGCGGCAAGAGTGTCTGATTTTACCGCTTTTATTTACCTGGGCGAACTTATAGAATTCGGTCCAACTGAAAAAATGTTTACCGTGCCGAAGGATAAGCGGACCGAAGAATATCTCACAGGAAAATTCGGATAGGAGACAGATGGAATGTTAGGTGAAAAGATAAAAGAACTACGAAGAGAACTTATAGAATATGCCACATTTGTCGAGAATATGATCGACAAAAGTATTAATGGTCTTCTCAGCAAAGATCGGGAACAGCTCGATGAAGTTATAGAAAAGGATGAGCCGAAGGCAAATGAAACGGAAATCATACTGGATGAACTATGCACCGGGATGATTGCTCAGTATCAGCCGAAAGCAAAGGATTTAAGGACAATACTTATGGTTTTGAAGATAAATAACGATCTCGAAAGGATTGCCGACTATGCGGTAAATATCTCCAAAAGCGCACTTTTCCTGATAGATCGCCCACAGGTAAAACCATTGACAGACACACCTAAAATGGCGGAAGAATCAGTAAAAATGTTGAAAGACAGCATCAGCTCATACATAAATGAGGATCCGGTGCTTGCGCAAAATGTATGCGAAAGGGACAGTGTTGTTGATGAACTGGGAAATAAGATTTTACAGGAACTTATTACATTGATGGCAGCAGATCCTTCTAAAATAGAGCGTTCCCTCCATCTTCTGAAAATAGCCAGAAGCCTTGAGCGTATTGCCGATCTTTCAACGAATATCTGTGAAGATGTCATATTTATGGTTGAGGGAGAAGTTATAAAACACAATATATTTGACAAGAGTATTCCGATGTAATCAAAGATTCGTACATCATTTCTTCGGGATTACGATCAATTGCCATTCAAGGTAAAGCTCTTTGCGGCTGAACATTTTGTTCTCATATATTAAGATCTGAGATGTTTCCTCGAATGCAACGGCTTATTCCTGACGATATGAAGTTACAGCAAAAAGTATATTTCAATGTCAGAATCAGATTATAGCGTAATCTCCAGACCATCTTCTGCAATAAGATAAGGTTTGTGTAAGATACCTTTAAAAGTATCCCATTCCGGATAGAGGTGTGAAAGAATTACTTTTTCCGGTTGAGCCTGTTTTACCATCTTTTCCAGGACACTTAAATTGATATGACCCTTTACTTTTCTTTCAGGAAAAGAACATTCCGTTATAAGGAGATCCGCTCTATAAGCAAGTTTCATGAGATTTTTCGAATAATCGGTATCACCTGAAAAGACAACTCTTTTTACCTTTTCAAAGCTGATGCCGATGCTCTCTTTGTTATGGTTTACCTTTGCAGCCCTGATAAGCACATCATTTACTTCCTCCTGTCCCCGATAAATACTTTTCAGCATCATTTTATAGGACTTCGGGGAAATCCATGGATAAACATTCAGCAATCCCTTATAGAATTTATGTATGCCAGGCCCTCCGAAAACCCTGAGAGGTTCTGTCCTTGGTTTTATCCCATAGTTGCAGGCAAATAAAAAGGTTGATAAATCCGCTGTATGGTCAACATGAAAATGAGTAAGCACAATCACATCAATATCATTTACAGAATAACCATACTCAAGGAGCCTTCTAACTACAGAAGGCCCAATGTCTACAAGTATCTTTTGTCCTTCGGTTATAATAAGATAAGCAGATGAACCTCTATTGAGCGAAGGTATAGATGTGCCTGTCCCAAGAATGATAATCTTCATTTTGATAGCTATCCCTTTATAATATAGCCCCTTTTATAGCACAAATATCCTTTGAGAAAAACCAAAAAACATCCTCATATAGTATATAGGAGAAAGAAATATGTTTCCGTTTTATCAGAAAAACGTCAAAAATATTTTGTTTTTAATGGCCTGTTGACTGCTATGCGCACCTGTGTTAGCATGTGCCAATATATGGCCCGATACTCAACAATGGAATTTCATATATCCCGTACTGCAAGAGACCGCTACCGGTTCGATGATACCCTTTTCTCCATAACCGGCAATGTAATTTTTGCAAATTTTCATGCTGCACGCATATTTGCCCAGAAAATGAACCAAAAAAGAGACCTGGCTAATTTTCCGGAGCAGGCTGTTAAAGCAGGACATATCAATGCGATGGGGTTGATAGACGAGATACTTCATCACGTGGTTAAACTTTATTGCGAGCAAGTAAACCCGGAAGTCATGGGAAGATCCCTTGATTGGCTATATCAAAGACATGGACAGGAAAAGGTGGACAAGGCTCTGCATGCTTTTGCTGTTGAGTTTCCCACTGTTGCCGTATACAGGCAGGAAATTACTGTTGAAGCTTATCTCAATGAAACAATAGCCGGCATCCCGAACCGGCATTTAGTGCTGGAAGAAATGCTTATGCTCTGGCTTGCAAATATGAACCCGGCATTTTTACCTTTTTCTGAACTTTTTAATGATATTGCAATAAAAAAAGAAACAATCTATCTTGAAATTATTTCCGATTTAAAAATATTTATAGACAGTCAGCCGGGATTCGGTCCTGATAATCAAAATCTTATCGACATGCTTCGCAGCCCGGCAATCGAGGTTCCACATTCTTTGCAGGGACAGCTTGAATATATCAGGGAACGTTGGGGCAAACTCATACACAAGTTTGTACGCCGGATGCTCAGTACATTTGATCTCATAAAGGAAGAAGAAAAGATACCTTTTACAGGCCCCGGACCTTCCAGGCGCTTTGAATTCACCGACCTGGCCGGATTAGTAGGGCTTGCCGAAACCGAACGTTTCAGTCCAGACAGGGATTGGATGCCAAGACTGATCCTTATTGCAAAGAATATTTATGTATGGCTTGATCAGCTTTCGAAAAAATATGGTCACCCCGTTACCCGCCTTGACCATATCCCGGATGAAGAGTTAAGCCGTTTGAAAAATCAGGGATTTACAGGTTTATGGTTAATCGGCATCTGGGAACGCAGCCAGGTTTCACAGAAAATCAAACAGTTATGCGGCAACCCCGATGCGGTGCCGTCGGCATACTCCCTCTTTGATTATGTAATTGCAGCAGACCTTGGAGGAGAGGAAGCCTACGAAATACTTAAGAACAGGGCATGGGAAAAAGGTATACGCCTTGCCAGCGATATGGTGCCCAACCACGTCGGTATCTATTCAAAATGGTTGATAGAACACCCTGACTGGTTTATCTCGTTAGATTACAACCCCTTCCCCTGGTATGCCTTTAATGGTCAGGATTTATCGACTGATGAGAGAGTGGGTATAAATATTGAGGATCATTACTATAATCGTACCGATGCTGCAGTTGTATTCAAACGCACTGACCGTTGGACCGGCAGCGAAAAATACGTGTATCACGGCAATGACGGGACAAGCATGCCCTGGAATGATACGGCGCAACTCAATTATCTCAACCCGGAAGTCCGGGAGGCAATGATCCGGACAATCCTGTATGTTGCAGGCAAATTTCCTGTTATCCGTTTTGATGCAGCAATGACATTAACGAAAAAGCACTATCAGCGCCTCTGGTTTCCTGAACCTGGTTCAGGCGGGGCCATACCCACACGGGCAGAATACGGTCTCACAAAAGGCGAATTTAATGCTCTTATGCCGGAGGAATTCTGGCGTGAAGTGGTAGACAGGGTTGCAGCCGAAGCACCGGACACCCTGCTGCTGGCGGAAGCCTTCTGGCTATTGGAAGGATATTTTGTCCGCACCCTCGGTATGCACCGGGTATATAACAGCGCCTTTATGAATATGCTAAGAGATGAAGACAACGCCGGATACCGCGCTGTAATGAAAAAAATCCTTGAATTTGATCCGGAAATACTGCGGAGATTTGTCAACTTTATGAATAACCCTGATGAACGTACAGCTGTTGACCAGTTTGGAAAAGATAATAAATATTTTGGTGTGTGTATTTTAATGGCAACCATGCCTGGTTTGCCTATGTTCGGCCACGGCCAGATTGAAGGATTTGCAGAAAAATATGGGATGGAGTACAGGCGGGCATACAAGGATGAAGCACCTGACCCATATCTTCTTGAAAGACACTGGCGCGAAATTTTTCCGCTCCTCCATATGCGATACCTTTTTGCCGGAGTAGAATATTTTCTTTTATACGACTTTTTCACAAACAGCGGCTACGTTAATGAAGATGTTTTTGCATACTCAAACAGGTTTGAAAACGAGGCATCCCTTGTTGTTTACCACAATAAAAACGATATTGTGAGCGGGTGGATAAAAACCTCTGCATCGTATTCTGTCAAAAAAGAATCTGATAATACACGCGAACTACTGCAAAAAAACGTGGGCAACGGCCTTGCCCTTGGAACAGACCGGGGCCGTTTTACAATCTTCCGTGACCATATTTCCAACCTCGAATATATCCGGGAAAACAGGGAGATTCATGAAAAAGGGCTTTACATTGAACTTGGCCATTATACATGCCATGTTTTCACTGACTTTCATGAAGTTTATGATAATGAATGGCACCATTATTCCAGTTTGAATGCAAACCTCGGAGGATTGGGAGTTGTCAGCATCGAAGAAGAATTAAAGAAGATATTGATGCTGCCCATGCATAACTCCTTCAGGGATCTAATCAATGCCGACA belongs to Pseudomonadota bacterium and includes:
- the pstC gene encoding phosphate ABC transporter permease subunit PstC → MKSNIDKSEKVFQGVLAFSAIIIVVLLLAVFLTLAVSSLSSVKVFGLKFFFGKTWDVSAEKFGAFPFLVGTLLTSFLSLLISIPFSISISIFLGEYFKEGPVSTFLRSSIEVLAGIPSVIYGLWGLFLLVPLVRSLENIFGVAPHGVGILASALILAIMIIPFSASIGREVVTLVPSDLKEAAYSLGATRFEVIKNIIIPYARSGILAGILLALGRAIGETMAVTMLIGNSNFLPTGIFSPANTMASVIANEFAEATGVTASSLIYIGLVLFLVTTVVNIIGIHVIRKISLETSKEVT
- the pstA gene encoding phosphate ABC transporter permease PstA encodes the protein MMESHLKKRIFKDRLFKYLVVLFAFISILPLLLILYYITRNGIAVINWEFLTQLPKPFGEAGGGIYNAIIGTFFLIILSSVLSIPFGISAGIYLSEKSEGKIAHMVRLCVVVLQGTPSIVIGIVVYMWFVAPFKGFSALSGGIALSIMMLPVIIKTTEETLKLMPYTLKEASLALGVPYYKTILKVILPTGVSGILTGILLSVARITGETAPLLFTAFGNQFMNYNIFKPMDSLPYRIFYYAMSPYPEWHAFAWGASFILVAVVLGFNLIARGIAIKWKVQF
- a CDS encoding alpha-amylase family glycosyl hydrolase, with protein sequence MARYSTMEFHISRTARDRYRFDDTLFSITGNVIFANFHAARIFAQKMNQKRDLANFPEQAVKAGHINAMGLIDEILHHVVKLYCEQVNPEVMGRSLDWLYQRHGQEKVDKALHAFAVEFPTVAVYRQEITVEAYLNETIAGIPNRHLVLEEMLMLWLANMNPAFLPFSELFNDIAIKKETIYLEIISDLKIFIDSQPGFGPDNQNLIDMLRSPAIEVPHSLQGQLEYIRERWGKLIHKFVRRMLSTFDLIKEEEKIPFTGPGPSRRFEFTDLAGLVGLAETERFSPDRDWMPRLILIAKNIYVWLDQLSKKYGHPVTRLDHIPDEELSRLKNQGFTGLWLIGIWERSQVSQKIKQLCGNPDAVPSAYSLFDYVIAADLGGEEAYEILKNRAWEKGIRLASDMVPNHVGIYSKWLIEHPDWFISLDYNPFPWYAFNGQDLSTDERVGINIEDHYYNRTDAAVVFKRTDRWTGSEKYVYHGNDGTSMPWNDTAQLNYLNPEVREAMIRTILYVAGKFPVIRFDAAMTLTKKHYQRLWFPEPGSGGAIPTRAEYGLTKGEFNALMPEEFWREVVDRVAAEAPDTLLLAEAFWLLEGYFVRTLGMHRVYNSAFMNMLRDEDNAGYRAVMKKILEFDPEILRRFVNFMNNPDERTAVDQFGKDNKYFGVCILMATMPGLPMFGHGQIEGFAEKYGMEYRRAYKDEAPDPYLLERHWREIFPLLHMRYLFAGVEYFLLYDFFTNSGYVNEDVFAYSNRFENEASLVVYHNKNDIVSGWIKTSASYSVKKESDNTRELLQKNVGNGLALGTDRGRFTIFRDHISNLEYIRENREIHEKGLYIELGHYTCHVFTDFHEVYDNEWHHYSSLNANLGGLGVVSIEEELKKILMLPMHNSFRDLINADTFRKVSDIYMKSSMQKTKTLPQPFITETAQKIVNFLSEIKKYTGSSGNEKLIADEITHALEIVLQIPALQRSLEATAPETYKKALRYMHRRLVKDQNILHVLCGWLFTFNLGKINKETDYEELSLIWMDELLFWQIMEDTFKNLGFDKEHVSQSLTMIKTLNTCQHWYRATKEEIISSVMEHILSDSDIRQLIQINNYKDVLWFSKEAFEQLLLYMLLIAVINFFTDSQKTETERIGEITGCYNLLKELLLTAEQSGYQVEKMLEILESQLKSQ
- the pstS gene encoding phosphate ABC transporter substrate-binding protein PstS, whose protein sequence is MKTIFKMFLVITLLSFVFSNASFAKEEELLGAGATFPQPLYSKMFDAYNQQYKVKVNYQGIGSGGGINQLTKKTVDFGGTDAFMTDKELQEAGTPVLHIPTSLGAVVVTYNLSGNPKLNFTPDLIADIFLGKIKKWNDPKILSINPGIKLPNLTISVVRRADGSGTTYIFSEYLSKVSKEWKEKIGTGKSLNWPEGHIGQKGNPGVAGYVKQTPGSIGYIELLYALQNKMAFGNIKNKSGKFVEPTIKSVSAAANVKIPNDTNVSLTDTGASEGYPISGFTWLIFYKEQNYGSRTKEKAEALTKLLLWVIKDGQKFVEPLQYSPLSKEAAAKSEKIIKSLTYNGAQILK
- the phoU gene encoding phosphate signaling complex protein PhoU; this translates as MLGEKIKELRRELIEYATFVENMIDKSINGLLSKDREQLDEVIEKDEPKANETEIILDELCTGMIAQYQPKAKDLRTILMVLKINNDLERIADYAVNISKSALFLIDRPQVKPLTDTPKMAEESVKMLKDSISSYINEDPVLAQNVCERDSVVDELGNKILQELITLMAADPSKIERSLHLLKIARSLERIADLSTNICEDVIFMVEGEVIKHNIFDKSIPM
- a CDS encoding ribonuclease Z, with product MKIIILGTGTSIPSLNRGSSAYLIITEGQKILVDIGPSVVRRLLEYGYSVNDIDVIVLTHFHVDHTADLSTFLFACNYGIKPRTEPLRVFGGPGIHKFYKGLLNVYPWISPKSYKMMLKSIYRGQEEVNDVLIRAAKVNHNKESIGISFEKVKRVVFSGDTDYSKNLMKLAYRADLLITECSFPERKVKGHINLSVLEKMVKQAQPEKVILSHLYPEWDTFKGILHKPYLIAEDGLEITL
- the pstB gene encoding phosphate ABC transporter ATP-binding protein PstB is translated as MESSVLTVKDFSAFFGDNRILKDINISISDNLVTALMGPSGCGKTTLIRCVNRMHELIPGAKVSGKIYLRGDDVYSMEPILLRRKIGMVFQKPNPFPMMSIYDNVIAGYKLNGIRLRKGEFDTIVEKSLKGAALWNEVKDALYRKGTFLSGGQQQRLCIARALAMNPEILLLDEPTSALDPKSTAHIEELIVELKKNVTMLLVTHNIAQAARVSDFTAFIYLGELIEFGPTEKMFTVPKDKRTEEYLTGKFG